A genomic segment from Chitinophagaceae bacterium encodes:
- a CDS encoding Bax inhibitor-1/YccA family protein has protein sequence MSLFKSGNPTLQENKFTSTVLDGIVLNENAMTVKGTLQKFGFLCLMVIGTSVYSWREFSEGGNAMPLIIGGAIAGFVIAMVITFKKTWAPYLAPLYALCQGLFLGAISAMYNFAFAETAPNIVINAVGLTFAVAIAMYLLYSFKIIKATQKFKSVIIAATAGIAIFYLITIVLHMFGVQSLPFLHQGTPIGIGFSLLVTAIAALNLILDFDMIEQGSAMGAPKFMEWYGAFGLMVTIVWLYLEILRLLSKLSSRN, from the coding sequence ATGAGTCTTTTTAAATCGGGTAACCCCACCCTGCAGGAAAACAAGTTTACCAGCACTGTATTGGATGGCATTGTGCTTAACGAAAATGCCATGACGGTAAAGGGTACTTTACAAAAATTTGGATTTTTATGTTTGATGGTAATTGGAACCTCGGTGTATTCATGGCGGGAATTTTCCGAAGGCGGTAATGCAATGCCACTAATTATTGGAGGGGCAATTGCCGGGTTTGTTATTGCTATGGTTATTACTTTTAAAAAAACATGGGCTCCTTACCTTGCACCGTTGTATGCACTTTGCCAGGGCTTGTTCCTTGGCGCTATTTCTGCCATGTATAATTTTGCATTTGCAGAAACGGCACCCAATATTGTAATTAATGCAGTAGGCTTAACTTTTGCCGTGGCCATTGCCATGTATTTGCTTTATAGTTTTAAAATAATTAAGGCCACGCAAAAATTTAAGTCGGTAATTATTGCAGCTACGGCAGGCATTGCAATTTTCTATTTAATCACCATTGTGTTGCATATGTTTGGCGTTCAAAGCCTTCCTTTTTTGCACCAGGGCACGCCAATAGGTATAGGTTTTTCTTTACTGGTAACAGCTATTGCAGCGCTTAACCTTATTTTGGATTTTGATATGATAGAGCAGGGATCTGCAATGGGAGCACCAAAATTTATGGAATGGTACGGCGCTTTTGGATTAATGGTAACTATAGTA